One Patescibacteria group bacterium DNA window includes the following coding sequences:
- the leuS gene encoding leucine--tRNA ligase yields MSAEKFSYNPHIIEPKWQKIWSAGNLSEASDFSKKPKKYILAEFPYPSGLGLHVGNIWGYTVGDVLARFYRMSGENVLFPMGWDSFGLPTENYAIKTGRPPQETVAENIKTFKEQMLSLGLSFDFRREIDTSAPNYYKWTQWIFLQMFKKGLAYKAKIAINWCPKCKTGLANEEVLSDGTHERCGAKVGQRELEQWLLRITKYGERLSADLDKLNWPKHIKDMQKNWIGKSEGASIKFKVQSSKFKSNSKLKIKNENEEYITVFTTRPDTIFGATYLVLSPEHPQIEALTVKEREAEVKKHVKKSLAKTEIERTSADKEKTGVFLGAYANNPVNGEKIPIWVADYVVGSYGGGAIMAVPAHDARDWEFAKKYGLPVKKVIVPSYKDPKFQSAGWRTNSNGVFEGYGTLVNSGDFTGMTSEKAIFAICKWLEEKACGKYAVNFKMRDWVFSRQHYWGEPIPMVYCETCAKKGEAFSKEIDWDARGWFPLDEALLPLQLPVVKDYKLSEDGRSSLSKALDWVKTTCPNCGALAKRETDTMPNWAGSNWYYLRFLDPKNEKELVSKGLYKYYMPVDLYLGGPEHTTLHLLYSRFIHKFLYDIGVVGTDEPYTLRINRGMILGEDGRKMSKSFGNVINPNELVEKIGADSVRMYELFLGPINGTYVWSTVSILGLKRFLDKVWQIGQGEFSKDNEDVSARFKKTVYKVTEDIKKLKFHTAIAFMMEYVNSMSKSNILSAVEYKEFLKLLAPFAPFITEELWHTLGGEGSVHKQQWPKYNLALIKEDKISISVQVNGKFKGLIELSADKAGDRGVVEKMAGEIEKVRDMLFNKEIKRVIFVPNKTINFVV; encoded by the coding sequence ATGTCCGCAGAAAAATTTTCCTACAACCCCCATATAATAGAACCCAAATGGCAAAAAATCTGGTCTGCGGGGAATTTGTCCGAAGCTTCCGACTTTTCTAAAAAGCCGAAGAAATACATCTTGGCAGAATTTCCATATCCTTCCGGGTTGGGTCTTCATGTTGGCAACATTTGGGGCTACACGGTAGGAGATGTTTTAGCTCGTTTCTACAGAATGAGCGGTGAAAATGTTTTATTTCCAATGGGTTGGGATTCTTTCGGTCTGCCTACGGAAAACTATGCCATTAAAACAGGGCGCCCTCCGCAAGAAACTGTGGCGGAAAATATTAAAACATTTAAAGAGCAAATGCTTTCTTTAGGATTGTCTTTTGACTTCCGCCGTGAAATAGACACCTCTGCTCCCAATTACTATAAATGGACGCAATGGATATTTTTGCAGATGTTCAAAAAGGGGCTGGCGTATAAAGCCAAAATAGCTATAAATTGGTGCCCTAAATGTAAGACTGGACTGGCTAATGAAGAGGTGTTGTCCGATGGAACTCACGAGCGATGCGGGGCAAAGGTTGGGCAAAGGGAATTGGAGCAGTGGCTATTGCGGATTACTAAATATGGGGAGAGACTATCCGCGGATTTGGATAAACTAAATTGGCCTAAGCACATAAAAGATATGCAGAAGAATTGGATAGGGAAGAGTGAGGGGGCAAGTATAAAGTTCAAAGTTCAAAGTTCAAAGTTCAAATCAAATTCAAAATTAAAAATTAAAAATGAGAACGAGGAATACATTACAGTTTTTACTACCCGTCCCGACACGATTTTCGGTGCGACTTACCTTGTCCTTTCTCCGGAACATCCGCAGATAGAGGCGCTAACTGTTAAAGAGCGAGAAGCGGAAGTAAAAAAACATGTCAAAAAATCCCTTGCCAAGACTGAAATAGAAAGAACTTCGGCTGACAAGGAAAAGACGGGGGTTTTTCTTGGCGCTTACGCAAATAACCCTGTTAACGGAGAAAAGATTCCTATTTGGGTTGCCGATTATGTTGTTGGCAGTTATGGAGGTGGGGCGATAATGGCGGTTCCTGCCCACGACGCGCGGGATTGGGAATTTGCTAAAAAATACGGTCTGCCGGTAAAGAAGGTTATAGTTCCTTCTTATAAAGACCCTAAATTTCAATCCGCCGGCTGGCGGACAAATTCCAATGGAGTTTTTGAAGGGTACGGCACTCTCGTCAACTCCGGCGATTTCACTGGTATGACTTCGGAGAAAGCTATTTTTGCAATTTGTAAATGGCTGGAGGAAAAAGCCTGCGGGAAATATGCGGTAAATTTTAAGATGCGAGATTGGGTTTTTTCCAGACAACATTATTGGGGAGAGCCAATTCCTATGGTTTATTGCGAAACCTGCGCGAAGAAAGGTGAGGCTTTTTCCAAAGAAATTGATTGGGATGCTCGCGGGTGGTTTCCTTTGGACGAAGCGCTATTGCCTTTGCAACTGCCCGTTGTTAAGGATTACAAGCTTTCCGAGGATGGCAGGTCCTCTCTTTCCAAAGCGCTTGACTGGGTCAAAACCACTTGTCCTAATTGTGGCGCGCTTGCGAAAAGAGAAACAGACACTATGCCAAATTGGGCTGGCAGTAATTGGTATTATTTGCGATTTTTGGACCCAAAGAACGAAAAGGAGCTTGTATCTAAAGGACTGTACAAATATTATATGCCTGTTGACCTATATCTGGGGGGTCCTGAACACACCACTTTGCATTTATTGTATTCCCGGTTTATCCATAAATTTTTATATGATATTGGGGTGGTAGGTACCGACGAGCCTTATACATTGAGAATAAATAGAGGAATGATTTTAGGGGAAGATGGGCGAAAGATGAGCAAAAGCTTTGGGAATGTAATTAATCCAAACGAGTTGGTGGAAAAAATTGGCGCTGATTCGGTTAGAATGTATGAACTCTTTCTTGGACCGATTAACGGGACATATGTGTGGAGTACGGTTTCTATTTTAGGATTAAAAAGATTTTTAGACAAAGTATGGCAAATAGGGCAGGGGGAATTCTCTAAAGACAATGAGGATGTAAGCGCTCGTTTTAAGAAAACTGTCTATAAAGTAACGGAGGATATTAAAAAATTAAAATTTCATACAGCCATAGCTTTTATGATGGAGTATGTTAATAGTATGTCAAAATCAAATATTCTTTCGGCAGTTGAATATAAGGAATTTTTAAAGTTGCTCGCCCCATTTGCCCCGTTTATTACGGAGGAGCTTTGGCATACCTTGGGTGGGGAAGGTTCTGTCCATAAACAACAGTGGCCCAAATATAATCTTGCCCTAATAAAGGAGGACAAAATAAGTATATCTGTGCAGGTAAACGGCAAATTTAAAGGTCTTATTGAGTTGTCTGCTGACAAAGCGGGGGATAGGGGAGTGGTTG